The window CGCGGAAGATGTAGAACCCGCCGATGCTCTGGACCGGCTCGCTGACCTCCCCCGGCGCGAGAGGAAACACTGCGCGACCGATTTCCGGGCTCAGGTCCTCCCGCGAGAACCAGCCCGCGTCGCCTCCGGCCCCTCGGGAATAGGCCGAGGAATAGGCCCGCGCCAATTCCCCGAAGTCCTTTCCCGACGCCACCTGCGCGCGGATTTCGGCGGCCGCGGCGCGGGCCTGCTCCGCGCCGTACCGCTCCTTCGGGAGCAGGATTTCCTGGAGGTGAACCTGGGACTTGCCCGCCATGTCGTTCTTGTGGGCCTCGTAAAAGGCCTCCACCTCCTCCGTGGAGATGGCGATGCGGCTCCGGATTTCGCGGCTCTTCATGAACTCCGGAATGTAGACGAAGATCATCTGCTTTCGGAACTCCTCCAGGGTCATGCCCTCCAGTTCGAGCGCCTTGGAGAGGTCCGCCTTGGTGGCCAGCTTGTTCTCCTTCATGAACATCTCGAGCTGGTTGTCCACGATGAGGTCCACCTGGTACAGCTGGCGGGCCTTCTCCACCAGGAGCAGCTCCTCCTCCATTTGCTCGAGAAGCCGCTGGGGAACCTCCTTGAGCCGGGCTTCCATGTCGGGTCCCTTGTACTCCCTCTGGAGCCCCTCCAGGGTGCTGAGGAGCCTCTTCTCGAACTCGCCTTTCGTGACGATGGCGTCGTTGACTTTGAGGACGACCTCTTCCAGGACGGCGCCCGCGGAGGGAAGTCCGAGGAGGGCGGCGGCGAGGAGGGTTGGGAGGGCGCGCTTCATGGTGTCTCCTTCTCGTAAGCGAAGGGAAGTTTAGCCCAAAACACCTCGGGAGGAAAGCGCCGGCGGAGGTCCGCCAGGTACTCGCGGTACAGCCGGTCGCCGCGCTCGTCCGCCAGGGTGAGCCGGATCTGCGGGGCGAGTTCGTCGAGGGTGGGGGTGTAGGAGTCGTAGCGCTTTTCCACGAGGAAGATCTGAAAGTACTCCGAAGAGGCCTGGATGGGCCCCGTGGGCACGCCGGGCCTGGCCTGGGCGAGGGGCGTCCGCAGGTAATCGGGAAGTTCCTGGAATTCGAAGTACTGCGTCGCTCCCCGCTCGGGCGAAAGGGAGTAGAGCCTGGCCACGTCCACGAAGGAGTGCCCGCGGGCGAGCAGGGCTTTCGCCTCCCTGACCTGGG is drawn from Acidobacteriota bacterium and contains these coding sequences:
- a CDS encoding peptidyl-prolyl cis-trans isomerase, with product MKRALPTLLAAALLGLPSAGAVLEEVVLKVNDAIVTKGEFEKRLLSTLEGLQREYKGPDMEARLKEVPQRLLEQMEEELLLVEKARQLYQVDLIVDNQLEMFMKENKLATKADLSKALELEGMTLEEFRKQMIFVYIPEFMKSREIRSRIAISTEEVEAFYEAHKNDMAGKSQVHLQEILLPKERYGAEQARAAAAEIRAQVASGKDFGELARAYSSAYSRGAGGDAGWFSREDLSPEIGRAVFPLAPGEVSEPVQSIGGFYIFRVLERREAKTPTLDEARAAVVEALKEQKFSEAYKAYIAELKAQSYVRVNPKYV